Part of the Toxotes jaculatrix isolate fToxJac2 chromosome 8, fToxJac2.pri, whole genome shotgun sequence genome is shown below.
TCTAAGGAGGACACCCAGAAGTCATTCTTTGTGCCAGAGCTGAAAACACCATGGTGCCCACTGTCTTTGCCATTTGTCTTCAGTAGTTCTACTGTTGAGTCCTTCACCACGAAGATATCGTTTTCATTAGGCACGTAGTCGGGGGAAATCTCTAGTGGCTCCTCTTTACATGTCATTAGGCCCTGATCAGCACCTTCGTCATCGTGGAGGTGACTTTCAGCTGAGTCAGGCACACCATCACATTTCTGTTCACTTTCATTCTGATCACTGCTTTCAAAGTCCTCGCTTGGGCTCTCTACGACTTCCCACTCAGCTGTTTCTGGAAGGTCAGGAAATGACTGACAGTCTGCAGCTTCATTAACTGGATGCTCTTGAGACTCAGACACTTCTACAGGTACAGCTTCTTTCGCCTCAGTGGGGGCGGCGGCCGCATCCTGCAGCTTTTCCTGCGGTGCAGCAGAGCTTGGGTCCTCTGAGTTGTTGATTTCCTCCGTATCAGGCCTGTAGATAAAGTCACTAAAGCCGGATCTATCTTCCATCACATCAGCATGTGTCACCATAGATTCATTGTGTACATCGTCTTCATCTGTCTTCTCTGGAGCAGTTGCAGCTTCTCGATCTTTATGTTggtcctcctcatcatcacccAGCGTGTCTGTTTGAGGCAATACCACTGACGAATCACTGAAATATAGGCTCTCATAGTGCTGATCTATAACTGTACTGGACGATGCTGGTTTGCTGTTTACCTTCGCTCCAGACTCTGCGCAGAAAGACGTGTCATCTGTTTTGGTTTGTCCTGCTTCTTCTTGCCCTGACATATCCTGGACAGACACCTCCCCACTGtcagtgagctgctgctgtgcaaaGTGAGCACTGTAGACGTCTGTGGATAGGTGTTCTAATTCCTGCTCCACGAGTCTGTCCGTCTCCAGCTCCTCATCGTAGTCTACATTTGTGGGCACCACGGGTTTGGTAAATTCTTCAGTTTCTTCATCCGAATATTCCTCACTGACTGTCTCGATCATTCCTTCTGCATGTTCTGTATTGTTACCTGATGTGGCATGCTCACTTACAGTCATACTATAATCAACATCCTTGTCCTCAGTATGAGTATATCCCAGGTCATATTCCTCATCCAGTGCTTCCCCTTCAGCTTCTTCGCACAGATCCTCCATAGTTCCAAATCTCTTTGACTTGTCATCGCTCCACATTCCGCTTCCCGCCTCTCCGATCTTCTTTTCCTGGTCACCTTCGCTGGACTCGCTCTCGTCCATGTGTGATGCCTGAGTGTTGGCGTCGGTCTCGTCGCTCCTGTAGCGTATCAGAGGACGAGTGTCGGCAAGGGTGTTATCCTGAGCGTAGCTGTCGCTCTCCAGCTCAGTTCTCCATGACACACAGACGTTTTGAGagtcctcctcttcatcatcatcatcctcttcatctttgTGAGGAGGCGGAGCATTATCTTGGTGTACCACTGCCTGCTGTTCATCATCGTCTACTTTTGTGTCCATCACTGCTGAGGCCACGTTGTCGTCTTCCTGTGTATCTGTGGCAAAATCCTGGctgatttctctctttttatgcTCCAGTTCTCTTGCAGATATGTCTTCCTCTGGTTCAGCATGTTGTCTTATTGcttcatctttttgttttccattgtcTGTCAGATCAACCTTCCTTTCTATTACACTATCCCACGTATCCATCTCTTCCCCATCAGGGTACAACTTGTACTCAACATCTGTCTCATTTGTCCCTGTCgtagatttattatttatttcctgtcttGTCTCAGCTGCACCATCTTTTGAGCTGTTTTCATCTCGACTGAAATCTGTCAACTGGTTGAACACACTTTCTCCTGGCTCACATACAGAGACCGGACTGCTCGTCCCGGATTCGAGGGCTGGTTCAAGTACTGCCTCAGTTTCAGAGTCTGAGGTCTCCTCTTGCACATGCTCTACTATGTTGCCTAtaccctctttctttccccatGCATCAGCTGGAGACAGTGGCGGCTGCACATCTTCGTTTTCAGCAGGACCTTCAGAAGTCACATCCTTATCAGATTCATCTGAGATTACACAggccttctctttctctctgacataGTATGGCGTAAGGTTGGGTGTTGTAAACTGATGGTGGCTAACTTCAGACTCAGTCTGATAACTGACAACTGACTGTACAACTGTTTCCTCAGGAGTTTCATCATCAACACTTTTCCATTCCTCTTCTACTTCTTTGTCCCCTGATGTCTCTGGAGCAGAAGCCTCCTGCTCGTTGGGAGGTGACAGAGGCTCAGCATAGGTCACTTTCTCCTGAACCTCCTGTGGTCTGAAATTTTCAACAGCCCCGTCCTGCAGTATTTTTGGATAAGGGATTTCCCATGTTGCTGACTTTGTCACCTCTGCATCTGCAGGTTTTGAATTCTTTGGAGTTTCACTGAAAGTCACAGGTCTTCTGCTGCAGAGTGGTGTTGCA
Proteins encoded:
- the nes gene encoding nestin, which produces MELHTVHKTSHHSHLGEEKHQMLNLNRRLETYLSRVKLLEEENVLLSKEIQALRCSHHGALTHRKGLEEELRRARLELDAAWRDRVHAELEVGRLTEEFQALDLQRQREAQAHVKAKTTLEQSRKELEEEQRAQIWLREKVSQLEHEMRFLIQSHQEDVAHLEATLTHSRATVPPTLAQRGNETPNLLQLGQEYSQRATRAWQEAAETYEGQLAQLEGTLNQARSHLTQVGQEKSESQLRLQALEREIASAQDVRLHLEKNAAQKRDKHSQEIQQLQTHVGGMEAEKEELSQQINHLLMENRSLLQLKMSLGLEVATYRALLDSESLRGDNSLFNQPRNVSITDAAFCLRGVKKNYQTQQSARHKTASLSPLRVITGTAATPLCSRRPVTFSETPKNSKPADAEVTKSATWEIPYPKILQDGAVENFRPQEVQEKVTYAEPLSPPNEQEASAPETSGDKEVEEEWKSVDDETPEETVVQSVVSYQTESEVSHHQFTTPNLTPYYVREKEKACVISDESDKDVTSEGPAENEDVQPPLSPADAWGKKEGIGNIVEHVQEETSDSETEAVLEPALESGTSSPVSVCEPGESVFNQLTDFSRDENSSKDGAAETRQEINNKSTTGTNETDVEYKLYPDGEEMDTWDSVIERKVDLTDNGKQKDEAIRQHAEPEEDISARELEHKKREISQDFATDTQEDDNVASAVMDTKVDDDEQQAVVHQDNAPPPHKDEEDDDDEEEDSQNVCVSWRTELESDSYAQDNTLADTRPLIRYRSDETDANTQASHMDESESSEGDQEKKIGEAGSGMWSDDKSKRFGTMEDLCEEAEGEALDEEYDLGYTHTEDKDVDYSMTVSEHATSGNNTEHAEGMIETVSEEYSDEETEEFTKPVVPTNVDYDEELETDRLVEQELEHLSTDVYSAHFAQQQLTDSGEVSVQDMSGQEEAGQTKTDDTSFCAESGAKVNSKPASSSTVIDQHYESLYFSDSSVVLPQTDTLGDDEEDQHKDREAATAPEKTDEDDVHNESMVTHADVMEDRSGFSDFIYRPDTEEINNSEDPSSAAPQEKLQDAAAAPTEAKEAVPVEVSESQEHPVNEAADCQSFPDLPETAEWEVVESPSEDFESSDQNESEQKCDGVPDSAESHLHDDEGADQGLMTCKEEPLEISPDYVPNENDIFVVKDSTVELLKTNGKDSGHHGVFSSGTKNDFWVSSLESGATYQPDGACNEAAEQTNQNLGFGDNLVWGNSANSNVVNGNSRVDADSPKALAARKAQEQIHLEVKQVLCRNAVEGELVHSEESEAEGESWSSGEEPV